The Streptomyces sp. NBC_00670 genome window below encodes:
- a CDS encoding alpha/beta hydrolase — MTTHHPRRHPWSRPWHRARHRLRRATLTALLTTALVAPLSAAARPHTPAPAPATLPPLTAATTAATYAANRANAATAARMAEAHGDRHRAADDRALASPSRHLLTFDGRDSGRAVEVFGNLARADRVAVLVPGSDTTLDTYDRFRATALALRDRLPRSRTAVVAWLGYAAPRTFSTTTLTTTRADEGAGQLRTFIRTLHTVAAGRTPHVSLLCHSYGTVVCARAAGHVDADDIALVGSPGTGADSVADLGTRARVWAARGADDWIAHVPHLRADLFGTTVGFGTDPVSPEFGARVFAAGDGGHSDYFRPGSTSLDNLAHIVLGETTEVSRG, encoded by the coding sequence ATGACCACCCACCACCCCCGGCGCCACCCATGGAGCCGCCCCTGGCATCGCGCACGGCACCGCCTACGCCGCGCCACCCTCACCGCACTGCTCACCACCGCCCTCGTCGCCCCCCTCTCCGCCGCGGCCCGCCCGCACACCCCCGCGCCGGCCCCCGCCACCCTCCCCCCGCTCACGGCGGCCACCACGGCCGCCACCTACGCGGCCAACCGCGCCAACGCCGCCACGGCGGCCCGCATGGCCGAGGCGCACGGCGACCGCCACCGCGCGGCGGACGACCGCGCGCTGGCCTCCCCGTCCCGGCACCTCCTCACCTTCGACGGCCGGGACTCCGGCCGTGCCGTGGAGGTGTTCGGCAACCTGGCGAGGGCCGACCGCGTCGCGGTCCTGGTCCCCGGCTCCGACACCACGCTCGACACCTACGACCGCTTCCGGGCGACGGCACTCGCACTGCGCGACCGGCTTCCCCGGTCGCGCACGGCGGTGGTCGCCTGGCTCGGCTACGCCGCCCCGAGAACGTTCAGCACCACCACCCTCACCACCACCCGCGCCGACGAAGGAGCCGGGCAACTCCGCACGTTCATACGCACGCTGCACACCGTGGCGGCCGGCCGCACCCCTCACGTCTCCCTCCTCTGCCACTCCTACGGCACGGTCGTGTGCGCCCGCGCCGCCGGACACGTGGACGCCGACGACATCGCGCTGGTCGGCAGCCCCGGCACCGGCGCGGACTCCGTAGCCGACCTGGGCACCCGTGCCCGGGTGTGGGCGGCCCGCGGCGCCGACGACTGGATCGCCCACGTGCCCCACCTGCGCGCCGACCTCTTCGGCACGACGGTCGGCTTCGGCACGGACCCGGTCTCCCCGGAGTTCGGCGCCCGGGTCTTCGCGGCGGGGGACGGCGGCCACAGCGACTACTTCCGCCCCGGCTCGACGTCCCTGGACAACCTCGCGCACATCGTCCTCGGCGAGACGACGGAGGTGAGCCGTGGCTGA
- a CDS encoding acyltransferase family protein yields the protein MADSPSLTTRLRTAAARVEAGTPAERDRAVDALRALAILGVVLGHWLVTALVADGGALRTASPLGSMPRLAPVSWVFQTLAVFFLVGGHVATRSQASARARGVPYGCWVGVRLRRLFRPVAALLALWTVAAVALLLTGADAGTVRTLVKLALSPLWFLLVLAALTAATPLLARLNPLWPLAVVLHVDLVRFGLGGPSWLGWVNLPAGWLVPYALGAAWTRGELAGRRAAVALLAGGTAATAGLVLWAGYPASMVGVPGAAVSNLDPPTLAAVTFGLAQCGLALLLRDRLRAMMRRPLAWAGVTLVNLSAMTIFLWHQTSLMATTALGLLAGRLPGLHTRPDALGWVAFRLAWLPVFGCVLVLCWTAFRHREQDPHRARPKGRNGGGGSRVVLVHRPGHRTRGASDHA from the coding sequence GTGGCTGACTCCCCGTCGCTCACGACACGGCTCCGCACCGCCGCCGCCCGGGTCGAGGCCGGCACCCCCGCGGAGCGGGACCGTGCGGTCGACGCACTGCGGGCCCTCGCGATACTCGGCGTGGTGCTGGGCCACTGGCTGGTGACCGCGCTCGTCGCCGACGGCGGTGCGCTGCGCACGGCGAGCCCCCTGGGGTCCATGCCCCGGCTGGCCCCGGTCTCCTGGGTGTTCCAGACGCTCGCGGTCTTCTTCCTGGTCGGCGGGCACGTGGCGACGCGGAGCCAGGCGTCCGCCCGCGCCCGGGGAGTGCCGTACGGGTGCTGGGTGGGTGTCCGGCTGCGGCGGCTGTTCCGTCCCGTGGCGGCCCTGCTCGCGCTGTGGACGGTCGCCGCCGTCGCCCTGCTGCTTACCGGCGCCGACGCGGGCACGGTGCGCACCCTGGTGAAGCTGGCGCTGTCCCCGCTGTGGTTCCTGCTGGTCCTCGCCGCGCTGACCGCGGCGACCCCGCTGCTGGCCCGGCTGAACCCGCTGTGGCCGCTCGCCGTCGTCCTCCATGTGGATCTGGTGCGCTTCGGTCTCGGCGGACCCTCCTGGCTGGGCTGGGTGAACCTGCCGGCGGGGTGGCTGGTGCCCTACGCGCTGGGCGCGGCCTGGACCCGCGGGGAGCTGGCGGGCCGGCGCGCGGCCGTGGCGCTGCTGGCCGGGGGCACGGCGGCGACGGCGGGGCTGGTGCTGTGGGCGGGGTATCCGGCGTCGATGGTCGGAGTGCCGGGCGCGGCGGTGTCCAACCTCGATCCGCCGACCCTGGCGGCGGTCACCTTCGGCCTGGCACAGTGCGGGCTGGCGCTGCTGCTGCGGGACCGGCTGCGCGCAATGATGCGGCGGCCCCTGGCCTGGGCGGGGGTGACGCTGGTGAACCTGTCGGCGATGACGATATTCCTCTGGCACCAGACGTCACTGATGGCGACCACGGCTCTCGGACTGCTCGCGGGCCGGCTCCCCGGACTGCACACCAGGCCCGACGCACTGGGCTGGGTCGCGTTCCGGCTCGCCTGGCTGCCGGTCTTCGGCTGCGTACTGGTCCTGTGCTGGACGGCGTTCCGCCACCGCGAACAGGATCCGCACCGCGCGCGCCCGAAGGGACGGAACGGCGGCGGGGGCTCGCGCGTGGTTCTCGTCCACCGCCCCGGCCACCGCACACGAGGAGCGTCCGACCATGCCTAG
- a CDS encoding sensor histidine kinase, with the protein MPRVNRMGEEQYVDEAGRPGRGDPRDGADEAGRAFSERALARARRWGRTLIADLGGFAADPLPPMARPRFLRRFPHGVVIVLAVYLALASVALLTDSYRLTSAFGTSLGILQGVAVVMALWRPVPAWWLSLAVTLVTAEAVRSGPSSVMLPGSGYHAPWPWTPVAIAGHALVLLLLALRAPGRVSGEVLVLTALMTYLIEGIQGASVYSATGLLAVVVFATVALLGTALRGRRVARTQLVEQATLTAEERARRTVLEERSRIARELHDVVAHHMSVISIQAQVVPHLVENPSAELRENAEGIRGNALEALTELRRVLGLLRSEHPGDAHGFGTGGGTAPDAPQPTLDDVGALVDNIRAAGLAVSTGVTGRRRPLPPGVELSAYRIVQEGLSNALRHAPGSRVVVELDHQPEGLQVRVVNSRPTRAAPPSPGAGHGLLGMRERTTMLGGTLIATVTPQGGFLVEAFLPGPAGGSVADTAAEAAGGSTGRAMGKAAGKDTGRATGRGSR; encoded by the coding sequence ATGCCTAGAGTGAACCGAATGGGCGAGGAGCAGTACGTCGACGAAGCGGGCCGGCCGGGCCGGGGGGATCCGCGCGACGGGGCCGACGAGGCGGGCCGTGCCTTCTCCGAGCGGGCCCTGGCGCGGGCCCGCCGCTGGGGGCGCACGCTGATCGCGGACCTGGGCGGATTCGCCGCCGACCCGTTGCCGCCGATGGCGCGCCCGCGTTTCCTGCGCCGGTTCCCGCACGGCGTGGTGATCGTGCTCGCCGTCTATCTGGCGCTCGCCTCCGTGGCGCTGCTGACCGACAGCTACCGGTTGACCTCCGCGTTCGGTACGTCGCTCGGCATTCTGCAGGGCGTGGCGGTGGTGATGGCGCTGTGGCGTCCCGTGCCCGCCTGGTGGCTGTCGCTGGCGGTCACGCTCGTCACCGCCGAGGCCGTCCGTTCGGGCCCGTCCTCGGTCATGCTGCCCGGCTCGGGGTACCACGCGCCCTGGCCGTGGACCCCGGTGGCGATAGCGGGGCACGCCCTCGTGCTGCTGCTGCTCGCGCTGCGGGCGCCCGGCCGGGTCTCCGGCGAGGTGCTGGTGCTGACCGCGCTGATGACGTACCTCATCGAGGGGATACAGGGGGCGTCGGTCTACTCGGCGACGGGGCTGCTGGCGGTGGTGGTGTTCGCCACGGTCGCGCTGCTCGGCACCGCCCTGCGCGGCCGCCGGGTGGCCCGGACGCAGCTGGTCGAACAGGCCACGCTCACCGCCGAGGAACGGGCCCGCCGCACGGTACTGGAGGAGCGCAGCCGCATCGCCCGCGAACTGCACGACGTGGTCGCCCACCACATGTCGGTGATCTCCATACAGGCCCAGGTCGTCCCGCATCTGGTGGAGAACCCCTCCGCCGAGCTCAGGGAGAACGCGGAGGGCATCCGAGGCAACGCCCTGGAGGCCCTCACCGAACTGCGCCGGGTGCTGGGATTGCTGCGCTCGGAACACCCGGGCGACGCCCACGGCTTCGGCACCGGCGGCGGTACGGCCCCCGACGCCCCGCAGCCCACCCTCGACGACGTGGGCGCGCTGGTGGACAACATCCGCGCCGCCGGTCTGGCGGTGAGCACGGGGGTGACCGGGCGACGCCGGCCGCTGCCGCCGGGCGTGGAGCTGTCGGCGTACCGGATCGTGCAGGAGGGGCTCAGCAACGCGCTGCGGCACGCGCCGGGTTCCCGGGTCGTGGTCGAACTCGACCACCAGCCCGAGGGGTTGCAGGTGCGGGTCGTCAACTCGCGTCCCACCCGGGCCGCCCCGCCGTCCCCGGGCGCCGGACACGGACTGCTGGGAATGCGGGAGCGGACCACGATGCTGGGTGGCACCCTGATCGCGACCGTGACCCCGCAGGGCGGTTTCCTCGTGGAGGCGTTCCTGCCCGGCCCGGCCGGCGGCTCCGTGGCGGACACCGCGGCGGAGGCGGCGGGCGGGAGCACGGGCAGGGCCATGGGGAAGGCCGCGGGCAAGGACACCGGCAGAGCCACCGGGAGAGGGAGCCGATGA
- a CDS encoding response regulator transcription factor — MTSSTIRVMIADDQMMVRQGFTVLLNAQPDIEVVGQAVDGLDAVEKTAELAPDVVLMDIRMPRLGGIDATERVTRSVPGTKVLVLTTFDLDEYVYDALRAGASGFLLKDASADQLAEAVRVVAAGDSLLAPVVTRKLIAEFTRLRSGPRAPLKERVGSLTERETEVLALIAQGLSNAEIAERLCVAEQTVKTHVGRILVKLGLRDRTQAAVYAFESGVVRPSGY; from the coding sequence ATGACGAGCAGCACGATCCGCGTCATGATCGCCGACGACCAGATGATGGTCCGCCAGGGCTTCACGGTGCTGCTCAACGCCCAGCCCGACATCGAGGTCGTCGGCCAGGCGGTGGACGGCCTGGACGCGGTGGAGAAGACGGCCGAACTCGCCCCGGACGTCGTGCTGATGGACATCCGCATGCCCCGGCTCGGCGGCATCGACGCCACCGAGCGGGTCACCCGCTCCGTCCCCGGCACCAAGGTGCTGGTGCTGACCACCTTCGACCTCGACGAGTACGTGTACGACGCGCTGCGCGCCGGCGCCTCCGGGTTCCTGCTCAAGGACGCCTCCGCCGACCAGCTGGCGGAGGCGGTACGGGTGGTGGCGGCGGGCGACAGCCTGCTCGCGCCGGTGGTCACGCGCAAGCTCATCGCCGAGTTCACGCGCCTGCGGTCCGGGCCCCGCGCCCCGCTGAAGGAACGCGTCGGCTCCCTGACCGAGCGGGAGACGGAGGTCCTCGCCCTGATCGCGCAGGGGCTGTCCAACGCGGAGATCGCCGAGCGGCTCTGCGTGGCCGAGCAGACGGTGAAGACGCACGTGGGCCGCATCCTGGTGAAGCTCGGCCTGCGCGACCGCACGCAGGCGGCGGTGTACGCCTTCGAGTCGGGCGTGGTCCGCCCCTCCGGGTACTGA
- a CDS encoding sensor histidine kinase: MTETTQTRVIPPGSGAAPHSPELQMAAGILRGLRQDLFHDAFAYRPLPRLRTDGPLTGRLTGRAQEYATWIPHALVVAAGVLAVLATGKTQDHQPSSLLASFLALAPVLLTLVRPVGAFWLSMAATPLAGLLVDAWSDWPWATGSFVCHLTVLTVVAIRTSPRTARWMWLLTAVYGLTVEVLFGADHYAANAAPLLVIAAFLLLAVTVWHIRRTAERRVTAEQTQTAQERSRRTLLEERTTIARELHDVVAHHMSVVAIQAEAAPYRVQDPPPELEKAFATIRENAVAALTELRRVLGVVRAEDYEAPDAPQPTLAELDALLANVREAGLAVEKVVTGAVRELPQGVELSAYRIVQEALSNSLRHAPGAGARVEIGYVLGGLGLRVVNGPAPQPSLVKPSPGAGHGITGMRERVTMLGGEMTAGPADDGGYEVAVFLPVATVTTAAEDDA, translated from the coding sequence GTGACCGAGACGACCCAGACGCGAGTGATCCCACCGGGGAGCGGTGCCGCGCCGCACAGCCCGGAACTCCAGATGGCCGCAGGCATCTTGCGCGGACTGCGGCAGGACCTCTTCCACGACGCCTTCGCCTACCGGCCGCTGCCGCGGCTGCGCACCGACGGCCCGCTGACCGGCCGGCTGACCGGCAGGGCCCAGGAGTACGCGACCTGGATCCCGCACGCCCTGGTGGTGGCGGCCGGCGTGCTGGCGGTGCTCGCCACCGGCAAGACGCAGGACCACCAGCCGTCGTCCCTGCTGGCCTCCTTCCTGGCGCTGGCACCGGTGCTGCTGACCCTGGTGCGGCCCGTCGGCGCCTTCTGGCTGTCCATGGCGGCGACCCCGCTCGCCGGGCTGCTGGTCGACGCCTGGAGCGACTGGCCCTGGGCGACCGGTTCCTTCGTCTGCCATCTGACGGTGCTCACCGTCGTGGCGATACGCACGAGCCCCCGCACGGCGCGGTGGATGTGGCTGCTGACCGCGGTCTACGGCCTGACGGTCGAGGTGCTCTTCGGCGCGGACCACTACGCCGCCAACGCCGCGCCGCTGCTGGTGATCGCCGCCTTCCTCCTCCTCGCGGTCACCGTCTGGCACATACGCCGGACCGCCGAGCGGCGGGTCACCGCCGAGCAGACGCAGACCGCGCAGGAGCGCTCCCGGCGCACCCTGCTGGAGGAGCGCACCACCATCGCCCGGGAACTGCACGACGTGGTCGCCCACCACATGTCGGTCGTCGCCATCCAGGCCGAGGCCGCCCCCTACCGGGTCCAGGACCCGCCGCCCGAGCTGGAGAAGGCCTTCGCCACCATCCGGGAGAACGCGGTGGCGGCACTGACCGAGCTGCGGCGCGTCCTCGGTGTCGTCCGCGCGGAGGACTACGAGGCCCCGGACGCCCCGCAGCCCACCCTGGCCGAGCTGGACGCGCTGCTCGCCAATGTGCGGGAGGCCGGCCTCGCGGTGGAGAAGGTGGTGACGGGCGCGGTGCGGGAGCTGCCGCAGGGCGTGGAGCTGTCGGCGTACCGGATCGTGCAGGAGGCGCTGAGCAACAGTCTGCGGCACGCGCCGGGGGCGGGCGCCCGGGTGGAGATCGGGTATGTGCTCGGCGGACTCGGGCTGCGTGTGGTCAACGGCCCGGCGCCGCAGCCGTCCCTGGTCAAGCCCTCGCCCGGCGCCGGGCACGGCATCACGGGGATGCGGGAGCGGGTCACCATGCTCGGTGGGGAGATGACGGCAGGCCCGGCCGATGACGGGGGGTACGAGGTGGCGGTGTTCCTGCCGGTCGCCACGGTCACCACGGCCGCCGAGGACGACGCGTGA
- a CDS encoding response regulator transcription factor, with the protein MTDGAAAGGRPAIRIVIADDQMMVREGFSVLLNAMPDMEVVGEAVNGREAVERVRALAPDVVLMDIRMPELNGIEATREIVAADGRTKVLVLTTFDLDEYVYQALRAGASGFLLKDASARQLADGVRVVAAGEALLAPSVTRRLITEFSRLADAPKLPAVARGAYGELTERETEVLVLIAQGLSNAEIAGRLVVAESTIKTHVSRVLVKLGLRDRTQAAVFAYEARLVTPG; encoded by the coding sequence GTGACGGACGGGGCGGCGGCGGGCGGCCGGCCCGCGATACGGATCGTGATCGCGGACGACCAGATGATGGTGCGCGAGGGCTTCTCGGTCCTGCTCAACGCGATGCCGGACATGGAGGTCGTCGGGGAGGCGGTCAACGGGAGGGAGGCGGTGGAGCGGGTCAGGGCGCTGGCCCCGGACGTGGTGCTGATGGACATCCGCATGCCGGAACTGAACGGCATCGAGGCGACGCGGGAGATCGTCGCGGCCGACGGGCGGACGAAGGTGCTGGTGCTGACCACGTTCGACCTGGACGAGTACGTGTACCAGGCGCTGCGGGCGGGGGCGTCGGGGTTCCTGCTCAAGGACGCCTCGGCGCGGCAACTGGCCGACGGGGTGCGAGTGGTGGCGGCGGGGGAGGCGCTGCTCGCGCCCTCGGTGACCCGGCGGCTGATCACCGAGTTCTCCCGGCTGGCCGACGCCCCGAAGCTGCCGGCGGTGGCCCGGGGCGCGTACGGGGAACTGACCGAGCGGGAGACGGAGGTGCTGGTGCTGATCGCGCAGGGGCTGTCCAACGCGGAGATCGCGGGACGGCTGGTGGTCGCCGAGTCGACGATCAAGACGCATGTGAGCCGGGTCCTGGTGAAGCTGGGGCTGCGCGACCGTACGCAGGCGGCGGTCTTCGCCTACGAGGCCCGGCTGGTCACGCCGGGCTGA
- a CDS encoding cytochrome P450 produces the protein MAAVVSDLAFDPWDPGFVADPYPAFAELRARGRVLYYEPSGQWLVPHHADVSALLRDRRLGRTHLHRFSYEEFGRTPPPPEHEPFHTLNDHGMLDLEPPDHTRIRRLVSKAFTPRTVERLRPYVHGLADELVARLVAAGAGDLLTDVAEPLPVAVIAEMLGIPESDRAPLRPWSADICGMYELNPSEETARRAVRASVEFSEYLRGLIAARRKDPGEDLISGLIAAHDEDDRLTEQEMISTAVLLLNAGHEATVNATANGWWALFRHPGQLAALRADHSLVPSAVEELLRYDTPLQLFERWVLDEIEIDGTVIPRGAELALLFGSANHDPEVFEAPETLDLARRDNPHISFSAGIHYCIGAPLARMELAASMTALLTRAPTLRPAAEPVRKPNFVMRGLEGLTVEVG, from the coding sequence ATGGCTGCCGTTGTGTCCGACCTGGCATTCGACCCCTGGGACCCGGGGTTCGTCGCCGACCCGTACCCCGCCTTCGCCGAGCTGCGCGCCCGGGGCCGGGTGCTGTACTACGAGCCGAGCGGCCAGTGGCTGGTGCCGCACCACGCGGACGTCTCGGCGCTGCTGCGGGACCGACGGCTCGGCCGGACGCATCTGCACCGCTTCTCGTACGAGGAGTTCGGCCGCACCCCGCCCCCGCCGGAGCACGAGCCGTTCCACACGCTCAACGACCACGGCATGCTCGACCTGGAGCCGCCGGACCACACCCGGATCCGGCGGCTGGTGTCGAAGGCGTTCACCCCGCGCACGGTGGAGCGGCTGCGCCCGTATGTGCACGGGCTCGCGGACGAGCTGGTGGCCCGGCTGGTGGCGGCGGGCGCCGGCGATCTGCTGACGGACGTGGCCGAACCGCTTCCGGTCGCGGTGATCGCCGAGATGCTCGGCATCCCGGAGTCCGACCGGGCCCCGCTGCGGCCCTGGTCGGCCGACATCTGCGGGATGTACGAGCTGAACCCGTCCGAGGAGACGGCACGGCGGGCGGTGCGGGCGTCGGTGGAGTTCTCCGAGTATCTGCGCGGTCTGATCGCGGCCCGCCGCAAGGACCCCGGCGAGGATCTGATCTCGGGGCTGATCGCGGCCCACGACGAGGACGACCGGCTCACCGAGCAGGAGATGATCTCCACCGCCGTCCTGCTGCTGAACGCGGGCCACGAGGCGACGGTCAACGCCACCGCCAACGGCTGGTGGGCCCTGTTCCGTCACCCCGGGCAGCTGGCGGCCCTGCGCGCGGACCACTCCCTGGTCCCCTCCGCCGTCGAGGAGCTGCTGCGCTACGACACCCCGCTCCAGCTGTTCGAGCGCTGGGTGCTCGACGAGATCGAGATCGACGGCACGGTGATCCCGAGGGGCGCGGAACTCGCCCTGCTGTTCGGGTCGGCCAACCACGACCCCGAGGTGTTCGAGGCCCCGGAGACCCTGGACCTCGCCCGCCGCGACAACCCGCACATCTCCTTCAGCGCCGGCATCCACTACTGCATCGGCGCGCCCCTCGCCCGGATGGAACTGGCGGCCTCCATGACCGCCCTCCTGACCCGCGCCCCCACCCTGCGCCCCGCGGCGGAACCGGTCCGCAAGCCGAACTTCGTCATGCGCGGCCTGGAGGGCCTGACCGTGGAGGTCGGCTGA